A genomic window from Candidatus Binataceae bacterium includes:
- a CDS encoding SRPBCC family protein, with translation MKIHLFERAQLVPYPLRMTFDFFNVPRNLERLMPAFLHFEFLSEPPPVALEGTVLEYRFQLYAVPIKWRTKIVLVEPPLRFVDIQEKGPYAFFRHTHDFRAVGDQTEMMDRVEYAIPFGPLGEIARLLFVDRSLREIFDYRQRELGAAMRSAVSGTLLKSGREV, from the coding sequence GTGAAAATCCACCTCTTCGAGCGCGCGCAGCTGGTGCCCTATCCGCTCAGGATGACTTTCGATTTTTTCAATGTTCCGCGCAATCTCGAGCGCCTGATGCCCGCGTTCCTGCACTTCGAATTTTTAAGTGAGCCCCCTCCGGTAGCGCTCGAAGGCACGGTTCTCGAGTATCGATTCCAGCTTTACGCCGTTCCGATCAAATGGCGGACGAAGATCGTGCTCGTCGAGCCGCCGCTTAGGTTTGTCGATATCCAGGAAAAAGGCCCCTACGCCTTCTTTCGGCATACACACGACTTCCGCGCGGTCGGCGATCAAACCGAGATGATGGATCGCGTCGAGTACGCGATACCGTTCGGACCGCTCGGCGAGATCGCGCGGCTTCTGTTCGTCGATCGCAGCCTGCGCGAGATCTTCGACTATCGTCAGCGCGAGCTCGGCGCGGCGATGAGGAGCGCAGTTTCAGGTACCCTTCTCAAATCAGGAAGAGAAGTTTGA
- a CDS encoding DegQ family serine endoprotease: MVKKFAAIAGGVLIGLVVVFAHQAGAFPFWGSGDDSSAAPSPSAGNSMPMASEPAKPNTPEPNERVGVISSFAPLVKRVMPAVVSVKIVQDVKISGGPFGGFQGPGDEGGDPNAGPGEGDQGGGPGDQGGQGGGGPMQGDPFEQFRRFFGQGMPREYKQHGLGSGVIVSPDGYILTNNHVVGNADEIDVQLFDKREFTAKVIGKDPKTDLALIKIDTKDKVPLPVAPLGVSGDTQIGDWVIAIGNPFGVGTTVTAGIVSAKGRILGGDYDDFIQTDASINPGNSGGPLFNAEGQVIGINTAIYSRTGSNVGIGFAIPIDLAKNVMDQLKAHGRVIRGWLGVEIQEVTNDLAQSFGLAQATGALVAKVDKDGPAAKGGIERGDIVIKFNGHDVHDEHELPALVAETPINKSVPVEIIRNGKHMTVQVTTGERTEPTVQTAKAEDQGGSWGMQVGDLTPDLAQQLHIDITKGVVVRKVNPDSPAADADLQPGDVVLEIDHNKVATVNDFVAKAKAAKDSKKPALLLVQRGAATLYTVIKPPSEQGQG, translated from the coding sequence ATGGTTAAGAAGTTCGCCGCTATCGCGGGCGGCGTCCTGATCGGTCTGGTTGTAGTTTTCGCCCATCAAGCCGGCGCCTTCCCGTTCTGGGGTTCAGGCGACGACTCAAGTGCGGCGCCGTCGCCTTCGGCGGGCAACTCGATGCCGATGGCGTCGGAGCCGGCCAAGCCCAACACCCCCGAGCCCAACGAGCGCGTCGGCGTCATTTCCTCGTTCGCGCCGCTCGTCAAGCGCGTCATGCCGGCGGTCGTGAGCGTCAAGATCGTTCAGGACGTCAAGATTTCCGGCGGTCCGTTCGGTGGCTTTCAAGGCCCTGGAGATGAGGGCGGCGATCCTAACGCAGGACCCGGCGAAGGCGATCAGGGCGGTGGCCCGGGAGATCAGGGTGGTCAGGGCGGTGGCGGCCCAATGCAAGGCGATCCTTTTGAGCAGTTCCGGCGCTTCTTCGGCCAGGGCATGCCGCGCGAGTACAAGCAGCATGGTCTCGGCTCGGGCGTAATCGTATCGCCAGACGGATATATCCTGACCAACAACCACGTTGTTGGTAACGCCGACGAAATCGACGTGCAGCTCTTCGACAAGCGCGAATTCACTGCCAAGGTCATCGGCAAAGATCCCAAGACCGACCTCGCGCTAATCAAGATCGACACCAAGGACAAGGTTCCGCTTCCGGTTGCTCCCCTCGGCGTATCAGGCGACACCCAGATCGGTGACTGGGTGATAGCAATCGGCAATCCGTTCGGCGTCGGCACCACCGTAACCGCCGGTATCGTATCGGCCAAGGGCAGGATCCTCGGTGGCGACTACGACGACTTCATCCAGACCGACGCGTCGATCAATCCCGGCAACTCGGGCGGTCCGCTCTTCAACGCCGAAGGCCAGGTTATCGGTATCAATACCGCGATCTACAGCCGCACCGGCTCCAACGTCGGTATCGGTTTCGCGATTCCCATCGACCTCGCCAAGAACGTGATGGATCAGCTCAAGGCCCACGGCCGCGTGATCCGCGGATGGCTCGGCGTCGAGATCCAGGAAGTCACCAACGACCTCGCGCAGTCGTTCGGCCTCGCGCAGGCGACCGGCGCCTTGGTGGCGAAGGTTGACAAGGACGGACCTGCGGCGAAGGGCGGAATCGAGCGCGGCGATATCGTGATCAAGTTCAACGGTCACGACGTTCACGACGAGCACGAGCTGCCCGCTCTTGTCGCGGAAACTCCGATCAACAAGTCGGTGCCCGTCGAGATCATCCGCAACGGCAAGCACATGACCGTACAGGTCACGACCGGTGAGCGCACCGAACCCACGGTGCAGACCGCCAAAGCGGAAGATCAGGGCGGCAGCTGGGGTATGCAGGTCGGCGATCTGACGCCCGACCTCGCGCAGCAGCTCCATATTGACATCACCAAGGGCGTCGTCGTGCGCAAGGTGAATCCTGACAGCCCGGCGGCGGATGCCGACCTTCAGCCCGGTGACGTTGTGCTCGAAATCGATCACAACAAGGTCGCGACCGTGAACGATTTCGTCGCCAAGGCCAAAGCGGCCAAGGACTCGAAGAAGCCGGCGCTGCTGCTGGTTCAGCGCGGCGCGGCCACCCTCTACACCGTGATCAAGCCGCCATCGGAGCAAGGCCAGGGCTAA
- a CDS encoding helical backbone metal receptor has product MSGQIQVSDDLGFRVDLPAAPVRIVSLVPSWTETLFSFGFEQEIVGITKFCVSPEGKVASIQKVGGTKNPDIRAIAALEPDLVIANAEENRREDVDRIRSHGIAVFTTYPRTIPGAVDSILKLGRVLKREAAAGALARQITLAVGGIEAGLGIWNKMRLRVFCPIWKKPWMTFNADTYAHDVLRMLGFNNVFASAGERYPVTTLDEVLARRPDIVILPDEPYEFGDDDVAELKPMLPPALSRRVLIVSGRDLHWYGMHMVKGLKSLADRLAKVRAAVI; this is encoded by the coding sequence ATGAGTGGGCAGATTCAGGTTAGCGACGATTTAGGGTTTCGCGTCGATTTGCCCGCGGCGCCGGTGCGGATCGTCTCGCTGGTGCCGAGCTGGACGGAGACGCTTTTCAGTTTCGGATTCGAGCAGGAAATCGTTGGTATCACGAAGTTCTGCGTCTCGCCTGAGGGCAAGGTCGCGTCGATACAAAAAGTCGGCGGCACCAAGAATCCCGATATTCGTGCGATCGCAGCACTCGAGCCTGACCTGGTAATCGCCAACGCGGAGGAGAACCGGCGCGAAGACGTCGATCGAATCCGCTCGCATGGAATCGCCGTGTTCACGACCTATCCGCGTACGATCCCCGGCGCGGTCGATTCGATCCTCAAGCTCGGACGCGTGCTCAAGCGCGAGGCCGCCGCGGGAGCGCTGGCGCGGCAAATCACGCTGGCGGTCGGCGGTATCGAGGCGGGCCTCGGCATCTGGAACAAGATGCGGCTGCGCGTTTTTTGTCCGATCTGGAAAAAACCCTGGATGACTTTCAACGCCGACACCTACGCGCACGATGTCTTGCGGATGCTCGGCTTCAACAACGTGTTTGCATCCGCCGGCGAGCGCTATCCTGTGACTACCCTCGACGAGGTCCTGGCGCGCCGTCCCGACATCGTGATTCTGCCCGACGAGCCTTACGAATTCGGCGACGACGATGTTGCCGAACTGAAGCCGATGCTGCCGCCTGCGCTCAGCCGCCGCGTGCTGATCGTCAGCGGGCGCGATCTGCATTGGTACGGCATGCACATGGTGAAAGGTCTCAAGTCGCTCGCTGACCGGCTCGCGAAGGTTCGCGCCGCCGTAATCTGA
- a CDS encoding NAD(P)/FAD-dependent oxidoreductase — MLPVEASMEFPRKCDVLIAGAGPAGLATALYLLKAHPEMAGRVVAIDKAAHPRFKTCAGGLIPKTMLALDELGITLDVPAVDVMRGAARTEVGDVDLTRGDTLCTVIRRDQFDAMLAHKARAAGLQIVERCRIAGAAQDPSGVRVATDRGAIAASVVIGADGSGSRIRRSIFGDGKENLGRALMRDIAVNPEAAREFIEHRYVFDFRCVGGGIKGYSWSFPCLIDGQPHLNVGIYDQLPREDHGIAGEQSLMLSELRRAFPELPLDDLGHRSMNWHAFPIRWFDESDRYAQGRVILAGDAAGVDPLMGEGISCAFEHGKLAAEAVAKFSAGDNMALNQYDRALHRGTVGRKLKILSFAARNFYGRRHRAFFRIARMSRRAREIGVDWYNGAAHFDELPPSALVAKWMRAVLFRAPVR, encoded by the coding sequence ATGCTACCGGTTGAAGCGTCAATGGAGTTTCCGCGCAAATGCGATGTGCTGATCGCCGGTGCCGGTCCCGCCGGACTCGCGACCGCGCTCTATCTGTTGAAGGCGCATCCGGAGATGGCCGGCCGTGTCGTCGCGATCGACAAAGCGGCGCATCCGCGCTTCAAGACCTGCGCCGGCGGTTTGATTCCCAAGACGATGCTGGCGCTCGATGAGCTCGGAATCACGCTCGATGTTCCCGCGGTCGATGTGATGCGCGGCGCTGCACGGACCGAGGTCGGCGACGTCGATCTCACTCGCGGTGACACATTGTGTACAGTGATCCGGCGCGATCAGTTCGACGCGATGCTCGCGCACAAGGCGCGCGCCGCCGGTCTCCAGATCGTCGAGCGCTGCCGTATTGCCGGCGCGGCACAGGACCCATCCGGCGTTCGTGTTGCGACCGATCGCGGCGCGATCGCGGCCAGCGTTGTGATCGGCGCCGATGGCTCCGGGAGCCGGATTCGGCGCTCGATCTTCGGCGACGGCAAGGAAAATCTGGGCCGCGCGCTCATGAGAGATATCGCGGTTAACCCGGAGGCCGCGCGCGAATTCATCGAGCATCGCTACGTCTTCGACTTTCGATGCGTCGGCGGCGGTATCAAGGGTTACTCATGGTCGTTTCCCTGTCTGATCGACGGCCAGCCTCATCTGAACGTCGGTATCTACGACCAACTGCCGCGCGAAGACCACGGTATCGCGGGTGAGCAGTCGCTGATGCTTTCCGAACTGCGGCGCGCGTTTCCCGAACTCCCGCTTGATGATCTGGGCCATCGCAGCATGAACTGGCACGCGTTCCCAATTCGATGGTTCGATGAATCGGATCGATACGCGCAGGGCAGGGTGATCCTTGCTGGCGATGCGGCCGGAGTCGATCCGTTGATGGGCGAGGGCATTTCCTGTGCGTTCGAGCACGGCAAGCTCGCTGCCGAAGCGGTCGCGAAATTCAGCGCAGGCGATAACATGGCGCTCAACCAATACGATCGCGCGCTTCATCGCGGCACGGTCGGGCGCAAGCTTAAGATTCTCTCGTTCGCGGCGCGAAACTTCTACGGCCGGCGGCATCGCGCGTTTTTTCGCATCGCCAGGATGAGCCGCCGCGCCCGGGAAATCGGCGTCGATTGGTACAACGGCGCCGCGCATTTCGATGAGCTGCCGCCGTCGGCGCTAGTCGCCAAATGGATGCGCGCAGTTTTGTTTCGCGCACCTGTACGGTAG
- a CDS encoding DUF309 domain-containing protein: MKSPAEHFENGVELFNAGRFFECHEAWEEVWKRSQGDEKLFYQGLIQAAVAILHAERGNREGARSLCSRAMAKLDQLPAEHMGLAIAELREAVCDFIAMATAPNLAELPPRPRLRRIADR, from the coding sequence GTGAAGTCGCCTGCGGAGCATTTCGAAAACGGGGTGGAACTCTTCAACGCCGGCCGCTTCTTTGAATGCCATGAGGCCTGGGAAGAAGTCTGGAAGCGCTCGCAGGGCGACGAGAAGCTCTTCTACCAGGGTCTGATTCAGGCCGCAGTCGCGATCCTGCACGCCGAACGAGGCAATCGTGAAGGCGCACGATCGCTATGTAGCCGCGCGATGGCCAAGCTCGATCAGCTTCCGGCCGAACATATGGGACTTGCGATCGCGGAACTGCGCGAAGCGGTCTGCGATTTCATTGCGATGGCAACTGCTCCGAATTTGGCGGAATTGCCGCCCCGGCCTCGACTCAGGCGAATTGCAGACCGTTAG
- the ilvB gene encoding biosynthetic-type acetolactate synthase large subunit — protein MKKLKGSQIVIESLLAEGADVVFGYPGGAILPTYDALLDSPIKHVLVRHEQGATHMAEGYARVSGRPGVCIVTSGPGATNAVTGIADAYMDSTPMVVLSGQVPTSLIGNDAFQEADFVGITRPCTKHNFLVKNVKDVAKTIKEAFFIAGTGRPGPVVVDLPRDVQQAEHIFKYPDKVELRGYKPTFKGNPRQIERAIEAIEKSSCPLFYVGGGVQWSGAAPELRELVRGLHIPVTETLMGLGSMNASDPLRLGMLGMHGSYGTNTAVVNTDCLIAVGARFDDRVTGRIADFAPKAETIIHMDIDPSSISKNVKVDIPIVGDIKSVLTDMLVQIKSHESIGKRHADWAKWHQQIMQWQKDRPLYERDAKERESVSPLSVIEEMHNLTKGDCIVATDVGQHQMWVAQLFPFENPRSWLTSGGLGTMGYGLPAGIGAKFAAPDKPVIVVSGDGSIQMNIQELGTAVQYGVDIKVIILNNHFLGMVRQWQEKFYQERYSYSAMSVPNFVKLAEAYGAHGFRIEKSKDLVATMKEAFATPGPVLIDVVIPKEEAVMPMIPPGGSMSEMLFA, from the coding sequence ATGAAGAAACTCAAGGGATCCCAGATCGTGATCGAGAGCCTCCTCGCCGAGGGAGCCGATGTCGTCTTCGGCTACCCCGGAGGCGCGATCCTGCCAACCTACGACGCGCTCCTCGATTCTCCTATCAAGCACGTGCTCGTGCGCCATGAGCAAGGCGCCACGCACATGGCCGAGGGCTACGCGCGCGTGAGCGGCCGCCCGGGCGTATGCATCGTAACGTCGGGGCCGGGCGCGACCAATGCCGTCACGGGTATCGCCGACGCCTATATGGATTCCACGCCGATGGTCGTTCTGTCGGGGCAGGTCCCGACCTCGCTTATCGGCAACGACGCGTTTCAGGAAGCCGACTTCGTGGGAATCACGCGGCCGTGCACCAAGCACAATTTCCTGGTCAAGAACGTCAAGGACGTCGCCAAAACGATCAAAGAAGCCTTCTTCATCGCGGGTACTGGCCGGCCCGGACCGGTCGTCGTCGATCTGCCGCGCGACGTGCAGCAGGCCGAGCACATTTTCAAATATCCCGACAAAGTCGAGCTGCGCGGCTACAAGCCTACGTTCAAGGGCAATCCACGCCAAATCGAGCGCGCGATCGAAGCCATCGAAAAAAGCTCATGCCCGCTCTTCTATGTCGGCGGCGGTGTGCAATGGTCGGGCGCTGCGCCCGAGCTGCGCGAGTTGGTGCGTGGGCTGCATATTCCGGTCACCGAAACGCTGATGGGCCTCGGCTCGATGAATGCCTCCGATCCGCTGCGGCTCGGGATGCTCGGGATGCACGGCTCGTATGGCACCAACACGGCGGTCGTTAACACCGATTGCCTGATAGCCGTCGGCGCGCGCTTCGATGATCGCGTTACCGGACGGATCGCGGACTTCGCTCCCAAGGCCGAGACGATCATTCACATGGATATCGACCCCTCGTCGATCTCCAAGAATGTCAAAGTCGATATTCCGATCGTCGGTGACATCAAGTCGGTGCTCACTGACATGCTCGTGCAGATCAAAAGCCACGAGAGTATCGGCAAACGCCACGCCGACTGGGCCAAATGGCATCAGCAGATCATGCAGTGGCAGAAGGACCGCCCGCTCTACGAGCGCGACGCCAAGGAGCGCGAGAGCGTATCGCCGCTGAGCGTGATCGAGGAGATGCACAATCTCACCAAGGGCGACTGCATCGTCGCGACCGACGTGGGACAGCATCAGATGTGGGTGGCGCAGCTCTTTCCGTTTGAGAATCCGCGCTCGTGGCTGACCTCGGGCGGCCTCGGCACGATGGGCTACGGCCTGCCGGCCGGAATCGGCGCCAAGTTCGCCGCGCCCGACAAGCCGGTGATCGTGGTGTCGGGCGACGGCTCGATCCAGATGAATATCCAGGAGCTCGGCACGGCGGTTCAGTACGGCGTCGATATCAAGGTGATCATCCTGAACAATCATTTCCTCGGGATGGTCCGGCAGTGGCAGGAGAAGTTCTACCAGGAGCGTTACTCGTACTCCGCGATGTCAGTACCGAACTTCGTCAAGCTCGCAGAAGCATATGGCGCGCACGGCTTCCGTATCGAGAAGTCAAAAGACCTCGTTGCAACAATGAAAGAAGCCTTCGCAACGCCGGGACCGGTGCTGATCGACGTGGTGATCCCGAAAGAAGAAGCGGTGATGCCGATGATCCCGCCGGGCGGATCGATGTCCGAGATGCTCTTCGCGTAG
- a CDS encoding amidohydrolase family protein encodes MADFDLVIRDGMIIDGTRMPRFRGDIGVRNGRIAKIGRLRSSDGAKVIDASGMIVAPGVVDLHTHYDAQLFWDPSCSISSWHGVTSIVIGNCGFGFAPVHPEGRERAMLTMTRVEAIPYASMKAGMPWDWTTFPEFLDSIDRHPKTLNILPYVPVSPLLTYVMGLDNAKSRPPTEAEEREICRLLDEAMDAGACGWSAQRLDPNGPACVQRDFDGTPMVSDLMADETCLALARVLARRNEGFVQMTLVSTDPMHDMNHFEQLAQISGRPVLYNVVQPRDSRPMVHRQTIEWLESCRQRGIPVYGQAVTVDTGMAFTFIDWNLFDECQAWCDATTGTREERAQKLSDPSRREALRSKMPFVITDQFDQIFVSQVERAELKDKEGLTLRELSERTGKHPVDAMLDLAVADDLNAEFYAPGPNQNMDFMKEMLEYPYLIPGVSDGGAHTKFFTGGQYPTEFLANLVRERGMLPLEDAHWRLSALPAMCAGFRDRGTLREGAPADVIVYDLDKLAVGPMEKVYDLPGGEWRRIRRAKGYQAIVVNGEVTMSDGLATGATSGRLLRHGHGG; translated from the coding sequence ATGGCGGATTTCGACCTCGTTATTCGCGACGGAATGATTATCGATGGCACCCGGATGCCGCGTTTTCGCGGCGATATCGGGGTTAGGAACGGCCGTATCGCGAAGATTGGCCGCCTGCGCTCCAGCGATGGCGCCAAGGTTATCGACGCGAGCGGCATGATCGTCGCTCCCGGCGTCGTCGACCTGCATACGCATTACGATGCTCAGCTCTTCTGGGATCCAAGCTGCTCGATTTCGAGCTGGCACGGTGTGACCTCGATCGTGATCGGTAACTGCGGCTTCGGCTTCGCCCCGGTGCATCCGGAGGGACGCGAGCGCGCGATGCTCACGATGACGCGCGTCGAAGCGATCCCGTATGCCTCGATGAAAGCCGGGATGCCGTGGGACTGGACCACGTTCCCCGAGTTCCTCGACAGTATCGACCGTCATCCGAAGACGCTTAACATCCTGCCGTATGTGCCGGTCTCTCCGCTGCTCACTTATGTGATGGGGCTTGATAACGCCAAGTCACGTCCGCCGACAGAGGCCGAGGAGCGCGAGATCTGCCGTCTACTCGACGAGGCGATGGATGCCGGTGCCTGCGGATGGTCGGCGCAGCGGCTCGATCCCAACGGGCCCGCATGCGTGCAGCGCGATTTCGACGGCACGCCGATGGTCTCCGACCTGATGGCTGATGAAACCTGCCTCGCGCTCGCGCGCGTGCTCGCGCGGCGCAACGAGGGCTTCGTGCAGATGACGCTGGTCTCGACCGACCCGATGCATGACATGAACCATTTCGAGCAGCTCGCGCAGATAAGCGGGCGGCCCGTGCTCTACAATGTCGTGCAGCCGCGCGACTCGCGGCCCATGGTTCATCGCCAGACGATCGAGTGGCTCGAGAGTTGCCGTCAGCGCGGAATCCCCGTTTACGGTCAGGCCGTCACGGTGGATACCGGCATGGCGTTCACGTTTATCGACTGGAACCTGTTCGATGAATGCCAGGCGTGGTGTGATGCCACGACCGGAACGCGCGAGGAACGCGCGCAGAAGCTCAGTGATCCCTCGCGCCGCGAAGCGCTGCGCAGCAAGATGCCTTTCGTGATCACCGATCAGTTCGATCAAATCTTTGTGAGCCAGGTGGAGCGCGCTGAGCTGAAGGACAAAGAAGGTCTTACGCTGCGCGAACTGTCGGAGCGCACGGGGAAGCATCCCGTGGACGCGATGCTCGATCTCGCCGTCGCCGACGATCTCAACGCGGAATTTTACGCACCCGGACCGAATCAGAACATGGACTTCATGAAGGAGATGCTCGAATACCCGTACCTGATTCCGGGTGTTTCCGACGGCGGCGCGCATACCAAGTTTTTCACCGGCGGCCAGTACCCCACCGAGTTCCTGGCCAATCTCGTGCGCGAGCGCGGGATGCTGCCACTCGAGGATGCGCACTGGCGGTTGAGCGCCCTGCCTGCCATGTGCGCGGGATTCCGCGATCGCGGCACGCTGCGCGAAGGCGCGCCGGCCGACGTGATCGTGTACGACCTCGACAAGCTCGCAGTCGGCCCGATGGAGAAGGTATACGATCTGCCGGGCGGCGAGTGGCGGCGAATCCGCAGGGCGAAGGGCTACCAGGCAATCGTCGTCAATGGCGAAGTCACAATGAGCGACGGCCTCGCCACGGGCGCAACCTCGGGCCGCCTGCTACGCCACGGCCACGGCGGTTAA
- a CDS encoding carboxymuconolactone decarboxylase family protein, translating to MAARVPYLNRDDLPEADREIFDNLTRERGNVGNIFRALANTPNLLRRFLALGGELRNGTALDPKLRELALMTVGRLTEAQYEFTHHWNLARSVGVPRAQLEALADWERSPHFNDQERAIIRYAVEATQNVKVSDSTWNGALGFLDRRRMMELVQNVAFYNMVVRILVPVGVEVEEGVTRR from the coding sequence ATGGCGGCGCGCGTTCCTTATCTTAACCGTGACGATCTGCCCGAGGCTGATCGGGAGATTTTCGACAACCTGACTCGCGAGCGTGGGAATGTTGGGAACATCTTTCGTGCGCTCGCCAATACTCCGAATCTGCTGCGGCGATTTTTGGCGCTGGGCGGCGAGTTGCGAAACGGCACCGCGCTCGATCCGAAGCTGCGCGAGCTTGCGCTGATGACGGTCGGCCGGCTCACGGAGGCCCAGTACGAATTCACGCATCATTGGAATCTGGCGCGCAGCGTCGGCGTCCCGCGCGCGCAGCTCGAGGCGCTCGCCGATTGGGAGCGCTCGCCGCATTTCAACGATCAGGAGCGTGCGATTATCCGCTATGCCGTCGAAGCGACCCAGAACGTCAAGGTCAGCGATTCGACCTGGAACGGGGCGCTCGGCTTTCTCGATCGGCGGCGGATGATGGAGCTGGTGCAAAATGTTGCGTTCTACAACATGGTCGTGCGCATCCTGGTGCCCGTCGGCGTGGAAGTAGAAGAGGGCGTCACCCGCCGCTGA